The proteins below are encoded in one region of Penicillium psychrofluorescens genome assembly, chromosome: 4:
- a CDS encoding uncharacterized protein (ID:PFLUO_006812-T1.cds;~source:funannotate) yields the protein MASAQVQDLLRFLSQVAKVPLAVALGKAGQLQKANLTSPDQIAKADLQVLQEIFQDNKVAKQVLNAAKRVSKKREAPTDTARESPQKRKKASALDKSSTPFETEAALSLPSSSASEDELRTHFKQIKLGAGCSWC from the exons ATGGCCTCGGCACAAGTCCAAGATCTGCTCCGGTTTCTCTCCCAAGTGGCCAAGGTCCCGCTGGCCGTCGCACTGGGCAAGGCCGGGCAGTTACAGAAAGCTAATCTGACCAG TCCCGACCAAATTGCCAAGGCAGACCTTCAGGTCCTCCAGGAGATTTTTCAAGATAACAAGGTCGCCAAACAAGTACTAAATGCGGCCAAACGAGTGTCCAAGAAACGAGAAGCTCCCACTGATACTGCGAGAGAATCGCCtcaaaagagaaagaaagcatCTGCACTCGATAAATCTTCAACTCCATTCGAAACAGAGGCTGCGCTGAGTttgcccagctcctcggccagtGAGGACGAGTTACGAA CCCATTTCAAGCAGATTAAGCTTGGCGCAGGCTGTAGTTGGTGCTAA
- a CDS encoding uncharacterized protein (ID:PFLUO_006813-T1.cds;~source:funannotate) gives MPDESKGKEFPDLSAKLSTLPKKSLFERQKAEAEAKRARERAETAAVYEDFVKSFEDEAPAEPRSSADGRLNTFGNRGGGGPARRHFTSSGPRMSGPGTLGPPPPSLNRKRTYEGFAPSHRNRDPSSLGFEGANTGPSGAPAAFCSASDDENDRVADTKEAERAAAKPTLYLASLPPGTSPSVIKSLIPSALTVDNVKILRPPGQSATERKSSAAIVTLASDSAASDIDSTVSALQHKYLGWGYYLTLSRHLSSAAIGSTLPTAVGLPSIASLPFGAKTIQPNLGGSLSRAPPPGAHRGGFAPPSSYGPSLGRGGSSSQVEVKTPSDLKQLRLIHKTLESLLKYGPEFEALLMSRPEVQRTEKWAWLWDPRSPGGVYYRWKLWEVITTPRSRGSRQARGQKPSAIFEGGANWAPPDRSLKFEYTTRLDEFVSDEDYNSSDEEHSDAEDERRNVGGGPPPPDGVSGQHDGLGYMNPLQKAKLTHLLARLPTTHAKLRRGDVARVTAFAIEHAGAGADEVVDMIVMNILNPLAYTGANPDRELEKNAARPDYQENNTIQDNVPPNQRLDLSSAKLVGLYLISDILSSSATSGVRHAWRYRQLFESALRSHTVFEHLGRLEKDLNWGRLKAEKWKRSVGSLLHLWEGWCVFPQSTQEHFVEVFEQPPLADEEIQEEKTKADAERAAAAFAKGKNRWKTVDEDDAAGKFDPNRPSGVDASRSMDPGQGHEPEDETMSDIDGLPMEDSDLEDPDEPMEGEAEPEDVKAPEPAPEQPNNNNTGQPETESRRGRKPRPKAEDMFASESE, from the coding sequence ATGCCGGACGAGTCAAAAGGCAAGGAGTTCCCCGATCTCTCGGCGAAGCTCTCCACACTCCCCAAGAAGTCACTCTTCGAACGCCAGaaagccgaagccgaagccaaACGGGCCCGCGAACGAGCTGAGACCGCCGCAGTCTACGAGGACTTTGTCAAATCATTCGAGGATGAAGCCCCGGCCGAGCCCCGATCCTCCGCCGACGGCCGGTTGAATACGTTTGGGAatcgaggcggaggaggtCCCGCGAGGCGACATTTCACTAGCTCCGGTCCTAGGATGAGTGGCCCAGGGACATTAGgaccgccgcctccatcgtTGAATCGGAAGCGCACCTACGAAGGGTTTGCGCCATCGCATCGCAATCGGGATCCCAGTAGCTTGGGATTCGAGGGTGCGAATACGGGACCGTCTGGCGCGCCGGCAGCGTTCTGCAGCGCGTCTGACGATGAGAATGATCGGGTTGCAGATACAAAAGAGGCGGAGAGGGCTGCTGCGAAACCTACGCTGTACCTCGCGTCTCTGCCTCCTGGGACATCACCATCTGTGATCAAGTCGTTGATCCCCTCTGCTCTCACCGTGGACAATGTCAAGATCCTGCGACCCCCCGGCCAGTCTGCCACCGAAAGAAAGTCGTCTGCTGCAATTGTCACTCTGGCTAGCGATTCCGCAGCTTCGGACATCGACAGCACCGTGAGCGCGCTTCAGCATAAGTATCTGGGCTGGGGCTACTATCTAACTCTATCTCGACATCTCTCATCCGCTGCCATCGGCTCGACCCTCCCGACTGCTGTTGGACTGCCTTCGATAGCGTCCCTTCCATTTGGCGCAAAGACCATTCAGCCCAACCTCGGTGGGAGTTTGAGTCGAGCACCGCCTCCTGGGGCTCACCGAGGAGGATTTGCGCCTCCAAGTTCGTACGGACCTAGCTTAGGCAGGGGTGGATCGTCATCCCAGGTGGAAGTCAAGACACCGTCTGATCTCAAGCAATTAAGGCTGATACACAAGACCTTGGAGAGCCTTCTCAAATATGGACCTGAATTTGAAGCTTTGCTTATGAGCCGACCAGAGGTACAAAGGACAGAAAAGTGGGCTTGGCTCTGGGATCCAAGGAGTCCTGGGGGTGTTTACTACCGATGGAAGCTATGGGAAGTTATCACCACTCCTCGGTCCCGGGGCAGTCGGCAAGCTCGGGGTCAGAAACCATCGGCCATCTTTGAAGGAGGTGCAAACTGGGCTCCCCCGGACAGAAGTCTCAAATTTGAGTACACCACACGCCTGGACGAATTTGTGTCGGACGAAGACTACAACTCATCTGATGAGGAACATTCAGATGCGGAGGACGAGCGTCGTAACGTCGGTGGAGGACCCCCTCCTCCGGACGGCGTCAGCGGCCAACACGACGGTCTTGGTTACATGAATCCGCTACAGAAGGCGAAGCTCACACACCTTCTGGCTCGATTACCGACAACTCACGCCAAGCTACGACGGGGTGACGTTGCCCGAGTCACGGCGTTTGCTATCGAGCACGCTGGGGCGGGTGCTGACGAGGTGGTGGACATGATCGTCATGAATATCCTCAACCCGCTGGCCTACACCGGGGCGAATCCGGACCGAGAACTGGAGAAAAACGCCGCAAGACCCGACTATCAAGAAAACAACACGATTCAGGACAACGTCCCTCCCAACCAGCGTTTGGATCTGTCTTCTGCCAAACTGGTCGGTCTGTATCTCATCTCCGACATTCTctcatcttcggccaccagcgGCGTGCGCCACGCATGGCGATACCGGCAGCTGTTCGAGTCCGCACTGCGCTCACACACGGTCTTTGAGCATCTTGGCCGGTTAGAAAAGGACCTCAACTGGGGACGACTTAAGGCCGAGAAATGGAAGCGCAGTGTCGGCTCCCTTCTCCATCTGTGGGAAGGATGGTGCGTGTTCCCGCAGTCGACCCAGGAGCATTTCGTCGAGGTCTTCGAACAGCCACCGCTCGCCGACGAAGAAAtccaggaagagaagaccaaggccgaCGCCGAACGAGCTGCCGCAGCCTTCGCCAAGGGCAAAAACCGATGGAAGACTGTTGATGAGGACGACGCCGCTGGCAAGTTCGATCCCAACCGGCCTTCGGGTGTGGACGCCAGCCGAAGCATGGATCCCGGTCAGGGCCATGAGCCGGAGGATGAAACTATGAGTGACATTGACGGGCTCCCCATGGAAGACAGTGACTTGGAAGACCCAGACGAGCCCATGGAGGGAGAGGCAGAGCccgaggatgtcaaggcaCCTGAGCCGGCGCCGGAGCAGCCCAACAACAATAACACTGGGCAGCCCGAGACGGAATCACGACGAGGTCGCAAGCCACGGCCCAAGGCAGAGGACATGTTCGCGTCGGAATCGGAGTGA